The Pseudomonas multiresinivorans DNA window CGCGCTGCCGCCGGGCAAGGCGCCGACGCTGTGGCGATCAGCCCGGTGCACGCCATGTTCCCTGCGGCGCGCGAGATTTACAGCCCCTACTCGCCCTCCAGCCGACTGCTGTTCAACGAACTCTATGCCGCTCCCGCCCTCGTGCTGGGCGAGGAGCCGGTGCGCCAGGCATTCACCGCCGCCGGCCTGGAGGCTGAGCGGGAGCGCCTGGAGCAATTGCCGCTGATCGACTGGCAGGGCGTCGCCCGCCTGCGCGATCGCTTGCTGGCACAGCTCTATGGGCAGTTCCAGCACGACAGCGGCGCGCTGCAGGAGGACTTTCTCGCCTTCCGCAACCAGGGTGGCGCCGAGCTGCTTCAGCACTGCTGCTTCCAGGTTCTGCAGTTGCGCCGCGTCGAGGCCGGCGATGGGCTCGACTGGCGTTCCTGGCCCGAGCCCTACCGCAATGCGGCAAGCGTCGAGGTCGGTCACTTCATGGTCGCGGAGGAACAGGCGATCAGCCAGCAGGCATTCGGCCAATGGCTGGTCGTCCGCGGCCTGCAGCAGGTGCAGCGACAGGCGCGCGAGGCCGGCATGGGCATCGGCCTGATCGCCGACCTCGCGGTGGGCGCCGAACCTTCCGGCAGCCAGGCCTGGATGCGCCAGGACGAGCTGCTCACCGGCGTCAGCGTCGGCTGCCCGCCGGACATCCTCAATCGCAGCGGGCAGAACTGGGGGATCTGCGCGTTTTCCCCGGACGGCCTGCGGCGCAACGGCTACCGCGCCTTCATCGAGATGTTGCGGGCCAACCTGCGCTACGTCGGCGGACTGCGCATCGACCATATCCTCGGCCTGCGCCGACTCTGGGTGATCCCGGCGGGAGCCGCCCCGCAGGACGGCGCCTACCTGGACTACCCCATCCAGGACCTGCTGCGGCTGGTCTGCCTCGAAGCACAGCGGGCCCGCGCCATCATCATCGGCGAGGACCTCGGCACGGTACCGCCGGGGCTGCGCGAAGCGCTGGCCGAACGGGGCATCCTGGGCATGCGCGTGCTGCTGTTCGAGCAGCAGCACGGCCACTTCATCGCTCCGCGCCACTGGCCCGATGCTGCGCTGGCCACCACCACCACCCACGACCTGCCGACCCTGGAGGGATGGCAGAGAGGCCGTGACATCGACTGGCGCGAACAGCTCGGCCAGCGCAGCCCCGAGAGTGCTGCCCAGGAGCGCAACAACCGCCAGTACGAGACCTTCGCCCTGCGCCTCGCCCTTGGCGAAAGCGCCATCCAGGCCGATGCACTGCTGGATGGCGCCATCGAGCTCCTCGGCCGCACACCGGCGCCCCTGGTGCTGCTGCCGCTGGAGGATGCGCTGGGCTGCGTCGAGCAACCGAACCTGCCCGGGCCGGGCGACAGGCATCCGAACTGGCGACGGCGCTTCGAGGAAAACTCTGCCCGGTTGCTCGATTCGCCACCTGTACGCGCCCGCCTGGAACGCCTGCGTCGCGCCCGCAACGGGGGCCACGAGCATGAGTGAAATCCGCGCCACGCTGCGCCTGCAGTTCAATCGCGAGTTCACCCTCGACGACGCCCTTCCCTGGCTGGGCTATTTCGCCCGCCTGGGGATCAGCCACCTCTACGCCTCCCCCTTGCTGGCCGCGCAACCGGGCTCGATGCATGGCTACGACGCCGTGGACCCGAGCCGCATCAGCGATGAACTGGGCGGCGACCCGGCGCTGCGGCGGCTGGTGGACGGGCTGCGGCAGCACGGCATGGGCCTGATCGTGGATACCGTGGCCAACCACATGCGCATCGGCGACGCCAATCCCTGGTGGCAGGACGTGCTCGAATGGGGGCTGGACAGCCCTTACGCGCATTTCTTCGACATCCGCTGGCACAGCGACGACCCGCTCCTCGATCAGCAGGTGCTGTTGCCCTGCCTCGGCGAGGACTATGTCGATGAAGTGAGCGGCGGGCGCATCCGCCTGGATTACGACCCCGCCAGCGCGCGCTTCCTGCTGCGCTATGGCGAACAGCGTTTCCCGGTCTGCCCCGCCAGCTACGGCATGATCCTCTGCCACACCGACTGTCCCGAGCTGCTGGCCCTGGCGCCACGTTTCGTCGAACTGCACCATCACCCCATGGCCCGCCACCTCGCCCAGAGCCTGTGCCGCCAGGCCGCCACGGCGTTGAGCGACAGTTCGCGGCTGGAGAACCTGCTGGATTCCTATCGCGCGGACTGGCACAGCCTGCACCGGCTCATCGAGCAGCAGCACTATCGCCTGGCCAACTGGCGCGTGGCGGCCGACGACATCAACTGGCGGCGCTTCTTCGACATCAACGAACTGGTCGGCCTGCGCGCCGAACGCCCCGACGTCTTCGAGGCCAGCCACGCCTACCTGCTGAAACTGATGGCCGAAGGGCTGATCGATGGTCTGCGCATCGACCACGTGGATGGCCTCGCCGACCCGCGCGGCTATTGCCGGCGCCTGTGGCGCGCCACCCACGGCGCGCCGGTCTTCGTGGAGAAGATCCTCGCCCCCGGCGAGACCCTCCCGGCGGACTGGAAAGTCCGGGGCAGCACCGGCTATGACTTCATGAATCAGCTTTCGCTGCTGCAGCACGAAGCGCGCGGCGAGCCGGTGCTTCGCCATCTGTGGCTGGAGTTCAGCGGCCGCCAGGACGGCTTCGCCGAGGAAGTCCGGCAGGCCCGCGAGCGCGTGCTGAACTCGCTGTTCGCCGGCGACGTCGAAGGCCTCGCCCTGCAGCTCTGGCAGATCGCCCGCTTCGAGCTGGCCAGCCGCGACATTCCGCTGGGCTCGATCCGGCGCGCGCTGTTCCAGCTGCTCGTCGCCTTCCCGGTCTACCGCACCTATACCCATGCCCTGGGCCGCTCGACGCAGGACCAGCGCTTCTTCACCCAGGCCCTGGAGCAGGCCCGGCAGCATCTGGAGCCGATGGACCAGCGCACCCTCGGCTGGCTCGACCGCATCCTGGGCAGCGAGCCCCTGCGCAGCCTGCCGCCGGGGCCATTGCGGCAGCTGCGCAAGCTGGCCCTGGACCGTTTCCAGCAGCTCACCCCGCCTATCGCCGCCAAGTCCCTGGAAGACACCGCCTGCTATCGCTCGGCGGCGGCGCTTGGGCGTAACGACGTCGGTTCCGACCCGCAGCAGATGGCGGGAGATGTTGCGGCTTTCCACCGGGCCTGCCAGGAGCGCCTGCGCGACTTTCCCAACGCCCTGCTTGCCACCGCCACCCACGACCACAAGCGCGGCGAAGACTGCCGCGCCCGCCTGGCAGTGCTCAGCGAGCGCGCCGAGTGGTTCGCCGAGCAGGCCTGGAACTGGTGGAAACTGGCCGCTCCACTGCGCCGGCAGACCGCCCGCGGCCCCGCGCCCAGTGGCGGCGACGAGCTGATTCTGTACCAGTGCCTGCTCGGCAGTTGGCCGCTGGAGCTGGCCGCCGATGACGGAGCGGGCCTGCGCCACTACCACCAGCGCATCGAGCAGTGGCAGCTCAAGGCCATCCGCGAGGCCAAGCTGGACAGCGACTGGAGCTCGCCCAACGAAGCCTACGAGCGGGGCTGCAGCGATTTCCTCGAAGCGCTGCTGCTCGATGCGCCCGGCTTGCCGTTGCGCCAGGCCATCGCCAGGGCGGCGTCCAGCCTCATGCCTGCCGGCGCGCTGAACGCCCTGGCGCAATGCGTGCTGCGCAACACCGTGCCGGGTGTGCCCGACCTTTACCAGGGCTGCGAATTCTGGGACTTCAGCCTGGTGGACCCGGACAACCGCCACATCCCCGACTTCCCGGCCCGCGAAGCGGCCCTGGATGGCCCGCCGGACTGGCCCAGGCTGCTGCGCGACTGGCGCAACGGACAGATCAAGCAGGCCCTGCTGGCCTGCGCCCTCGGTCTGCGCCAACGCTGGCCGACGCTTTTCGCTGCCGGCGACTACCTGCCGCTGGAGGTGCGCGGCGAGTTTTCCGCCGAGGTGGTGGCCTTCGCCCGCAGCCATGCAGGCCAGCATCTGCTGGTGGTGGTACCGCGCTGCGCCGCCGCGTTGCTGGGCCAATCCCCCCTGCCCCTGGTCGATGCGCCAGCCTGGCGGGACACCCGCCTGCACCTGCCTTCTTCCCTGGCTGCCATCCGCTGGAGCGGGCTGGCCGGCCCCATCGAACCGCACGACGGGGAGCCGCTGCTGGCCGAGCTGCTGGCCGAGGTCCCGGTCAACCTGCTGATATCCGGAGGTGAACGATGAACATCGACGAGCGAAGAGTCCGGGAGCTGGCCCATCAGATCTGGGAGTCCGAAGGACGCCCCGACGGCCAGCACGAACGCCACTGGCGCATGGCCCTCAGCCTTGCCGCCGCCGAAGCGGGCAAGTCCGCCCCTGAAAGCGAAGAGCCGGTGCAGCCGCGCTTCGAGGGTGAGGAGGAGCCGGAAAAGCCGGCAATCCTGCAGGAGCCTCCACGACGCAAGGGCCAACTGCCCAAGGCGACACCCGAGACTCCCGACGCGCCGCAAACCGCCGGTGAAACCGTGACACCGACTCCGTCGCCCGCCGAGCGCAGCTCGCCGCCCAAAGCCAGGCCGACCAGGAGCGCGCCGACCGTCACGCCGACCGACGAGCAGCGCAAGAGCAAGCCTTCCGCCGCCGAGAAGGCCATGCCCAAACCTTCGGGCTTGCGCCCGCCGACATCGAAGCCGTCCCAATCCGACTGATCCCTGGAGCCAGCCATGACCCGACGTGCACAGTCCCGCGTTACCGAAGGGCGCCCTTTTCCCCTGGGCGCCACCTGGGACGGCCTGGGCGTCAATTTCGCGCTGTTCTCCGCCCATGCCACCAGGGTCGAGCTGTGCCTGTTCGATGCGCAGGGCAAGCGCGAACTGGAACGTATCGAGCTGCCCGAATACAGCGACGAGATCTGGCACGGCTACCTGCCCGACGCCCATCCCGGGCAGATCTATGGCTACCGCGTGCATGGCCCCTACGAGCCGGACGCCGGCCACCGCTTCAACCCCAACAAGCTGCTGATCGACCCCTACGCACGGCAACTGGTGGGCGAGCTGCGCTGGTCGGAAACACTGTTCGGCTACACCATCGGCTCGGCGGATGCGGACCTGAGTTTCGACGAGCGCGACAGCGCCGCCTACGTGCCCAAGTGCAAGGTCATCGACCCCGCCTTCACCTGGGGCGAGCAGCAGCCGGTGCGTGTGCCCTGGGATGAAACGGTGATCTACGAGGCCCACCTGCGCGGCCTGAGCATGCGCCACCCGGAGGTGCCCGACCGCCTGCGCGGCACCTGCGCCGGGCTGATGAACAGCAGCCTGCTGGGGCACCTGCGGCAACTGGGTGTGACCAGCCTCGAACTGCTGCCGGTGCATGGCTTCCTCGACGACAAGCACCTGCTGGAAAAGGGCATGAGCAACTACTGGGGCTACAACAGCATCGCCTTCTTCGCGCCCCAGGCCCGCTACCTCGCCAGCGGGCATATCAACGAGTTCAAGGAAATGGTCGCGCACCTGCACGACGCCGGCATCGAGCTGATCCTCGACGTGGTCTACAACCACACCGCCGAAGGCAACGAGCTCGGCCCGACCCTGTGCATGCGCGGCATCGACAACATTTCCTACTACCGCCTGCAGGCCGACAATCGCCGTTACTACGTCAACGATTCCGGCACCGGCAACACCCTCGACCTGAGCCACCCTTGCGTGCTGCAGATGGTCACCGACTCGCTGCGCTACTGGGCCACCGAAATGCGCGTGGACGGCTTCCGCTTCGACCTCGCCTCGATCCTCGGCCGCTATGCCGACGGTTTCGAAGAGCGCCACAGCTTCCTCGTTGCCTGCCGCCAGGACCCCGTGCTGAGCCACCGCAAGCTGATCGCCGAGCCCTGGGACTGCGGCCCCGGCGGCTATCAGGTCGGTGGATTCCCGCCGGGCTGGGTGGAATGGAACGACCGTTTCCGCGACACCGTGCGCAGCTTCTGGCGCGGCGACGAAGGCCAGTTGCCCGACCTCGCCAGGCGCCTCACCGCTTCCGGCGACCTGTACGACCAGCGCGGGCGGCGCCCCTATGCATCGGTCAACTTCATCACCGCCCATGACGGTTTCACCCTGCGCGACGTGGTCAGCTACAACCACAAGCACAACCAGGCCAACGGCGAGGACAACCGCGACGGCCACGACGACAACCGTTCGTGGAACCACGGTGTCGAAGGCCCCACCGACGATGCCGGGATTCGCCGCCTGCGCGTGCAGCAGATGAAGAACCTGCTGGCCACCCTGCTGCTCTCCCAGGGCACGCCGATGCTGCTGGCCGGCGACGAGTTCAGCCGCACCCAGCAGGGCAACAACAACGTCTACTGCCAGGACAACGAACTGGGCTGGGTGGATTGGAACCTCGACGACGAGGGCCGCGAAATGCTGGCGTTCACCCACCGCCTGATCCGCCTGCGCCAGGCCTATCCGATCCTGCGGCGCGGGCGCTTCCTGGTCGGCGAATACAACGAGGAGCTGGGCGTACGCGATGTCACCTGGCTTGCGCCCGAAGGCGAGGAAATGACCGAGGATCATTGGCACGACGCGCAGCGACGCAGCCTGGGCATGCTCATGGATGGCCGCGCCCAGCCCACCGGCATCCGCCGCAGCGGCGGCGACGCCACCTTGCTGCTGCTGGTCAATGCCGGGCACGAAGGCCTGGATTTCATCCTCCCGAAAACCGCACAAGGCCGCGACTGGCAGTTCCTGCTGGACACCGCCGAGCTGCCTCGGGAGCACGAGCACAGCAGGGCGTTCGGTGCCGCCTACCCGCTGGGTGCGCGCGCCCTGGCTCTGTTCACCCTGCGTCGCAGCGAGGACTGACCGCTGGGCGATCCTGCGGAACGCCGCCCGGCGGCCCCCGGTCGGAACTTTCAGGAACCGGGCGTCAGCGAGCCGGAAAAACAACCACCGCCCAAGGAGAACCCGATGCCACCAGCCGCCTCCGCCCAAGCCTCCGCTACCCCGCGGGCTGAGCCGATGAAGGCCCTGCACATCGGCATTTCCGGCTGGCGCTATGCGCCCTGGCGCGGCGACTTCTACCCGCAGGGGCTGCGCCAGAAGGACGAACTGCGCTACGCCTCCCGCGCCTTCAACAGCATCGAGTTGAACGGCTCCTTCTACTCGCTGCAGAAGCCCGAGTATTACCGCCGGTGGGCGCAGGACACGCCCGAAGGTTTCGTCTTCAGCCTCAAGGGCCCGCGCTACATCACCCACATCAGGCGCCTGCGCGATGCCGAGGAAGGCCTCGCCAACTTCTTCGCCTCCGGCCCCCTGGAGCTGGGCGAGAAGCTCGGGCCGATACTCTGGCAACTGCCGCCCAGCCTGCAATACGACGAGGACGTAGTGGAAACCTTTCTGGCGCTGTTGCCGCGCACCAGCGAGGCCGCGCTGGACCTGGCGAAGGCCTCTGCCAGCCGCCGGCCGCCGCACTGGCCTCAGCCGCTGAAGCGGCGCCCGCTGCGTCACGCCATGGAAGTTCGCCATGTCAGCTTCGCCTGCGCGCAATTCGCCCGGCAGCTGCGTCAGCACGGCGTGGCCCTGGTCTTCGCCGATGCGCCGCGCAAGTGGCCTTACGGCGAAGACCTCACCGCCAGGGACTTCGTCTACCTGCGCCTGCACGGCGACAAGGAACTCTACGCCAGCGGCTATGGCGACGCCGCCCTCCAGCGCTGGAGCGAGCGTGTAGCCCGCTGGCGGCGCGGGCTGCAACCCGCCGACGCGGAGCTGTTCGACGGCGCCACCCGCGGCGATCGCCGGCAGCGCGAGGTGTTCTGCTATTTCGACAACGACATCAAGGTCCGCGCGCCCTATGACGCCAGCAAGCTGATGACGCTGCTCGATCTGCAGCTGACGGGGCGACAGGAACCCGGCCAAGCGGCGGGAGACTGGGCATGAGCCAGGCCGAGCGTGCTCCTCTGGTACCCGCCGCCGCGCAGGCCAATACGCTGCTGCGGGTGCTCACGGTGAACACCCACAAGGGTTTCAACGCCTTCAACCGACGTTTCATCCTCCACGAACTGCGCGATGCGGTACGCGCTACCTCGGCGGACCTGGTGTTTCTCCAGGAAGTCCACGGCGAACACCAGTTGCATGCCGAACGCCATCCGAACTGGCCGAGCGGGCCGCAGTACGAGTTCCTCGCCGACAGCATGTGGCCGGCCTTCGCCTACGGCCGCAACGCCGTCTATCCCGAAGGCCACCATGGCAACGCCCTGCTCTCGCGCCTGCCGATCCGCGGCTGGGACAATCGCGATGTCTCCGAGGCCGGTACCGAGGAACGCGGCCTGCTCCACGCACAGATCGACCTGCCCGGCGAGCGCGCCCTGCATGCGGTGTGTGTGCACCTGGGTCTGCACGAAGCGCAGCGGCAACGGCAACTGCAGCTGCTCTGCGCCCTGATAGGCGAACTGCCAGCCAACGACCCGGTAGTGGTCGCGGGCGACTTCAATGACTGGCGCTGCCGCGCCACCGGCGTTCTGGCCGGCTGCGGCCTGCAGCCGGCATTCCCGGCCAGTGGCGGCGAGCCGCGCAGCTTTCCGGCGCGCTGGCCCCTGCTGCGACTGGACCGCATCTATGTGCGGCACCTGCGGGTCACCCTGAGCGAGGTGCTCAACCGCAAGCCCTGGCCGCATCTGTCCGATCACCTGCCGCTGCTCGCCGAGGTTTCGCTATGAACGAGGTATGGCGCGACGGCAACCGGGTCGAACTGCTGATCAATGGCGAGGATTTCTTCCCCAGCGTCTTTCGCGCCATCGAGCAGGCGCGGCACGAGGTGCTGCTGGAAACCTTCATCCTGCGCGACGACAAGGTGGGCCGCGCGCTGCGCCAGGCACTGATCGACGCGGCCAGTCGCGGAGTGCGTGTGGAAGTGATCGCGGACGGTTACGGCACGCCGGACCTGGACGCGAGCTACCTGGGCGGCCTGCTGGACGCCGGCGTACGCCTGCACCTGTTCGACCCGCAGCCGCTGCTGCTGGGGATGCGCACCAACCTGTTCCGCCGCCTGCACCGCAAGCACGTGGTGGTCGATGGCGCGCTGGCCTTCGTCGGCGGGATCAACTACTGCGCCGACCACCTGGCCGACTTCGGCCCCATGGCCAAGCAGGACTACGCAGTGCGCATCGAGGGCCCCGGCGTGGAAGACGTCCGCCGCGCCTGCCTGGAGCTGCTCAGCCAGTACGGCGACATTCCAGCTGCCGACGCCGTGCATCCTGGCGGCGTGGCCGGCCCGTGCCGAACCTGCCTGGCGATCCGCGACAACCTCTACCGCCGCACCGAGATCGAGCAGCACTACCTGCGCGCCATCGGCCAGGCGAAGGAGCGGCTGCTGATCGCCAACGCCTACTTCTTCCCCGGCTACCGCCTGCTGCGCGCCCTGCGTGATGCAGCCAGGCGCGGGGTCAGGGTACGGCTGATCCTCCAGGGGCTGCCGGACATGCCGCTGGTGCGGCTGTGCAGCAAGCTGCTCTACGACACCCTGCTGCGCGATGGCGTGGAAATCCATGAGTACTGCGACCGCCCGCTGCACGGCAAGGTCGCGGTGGCGGACCGGCGCTGGGCGACGGTGGGCTCGAGCAACCTCGACCCGCTGAGCCTGTCGCTGAACCTGGAAGGCAACCTGATGATCGAGGACGGCGACTTCTGTGCTGGGCTGGACGACCACCTGGAGCAGCTGGCCAACCAGAGTTGCCGCCGTGTCACCCGCCAGTATGCGCGGCGTGGCTACTGGTGGCGGGCGCCGCTGATATTCGCCAGCTTCCACTTCCTGCGCCACTTCCCGGCGATCGCCGGGCAATTGCCGGCGCACCGGCAGATTCTCAGCCCCGCGAGCCTCGACGAAGAACCCGGCCAGTCGCAGGTGCAGCCATGAACCGCAAGCGTTTCTGGAAGCGCGCCAACCGCGTTTTCAATATTGCCCTGCTGATCGCCCTGCCGGTGCTGTTGTTCCTGCTGCTGCGCGCCACCGACTGGGACGAGGTGTTCCGCCTGCTGCGCGAGTACAAACCAAGCACCCTGGCGCTGGGCATGCTGATTGCCCTTTGCAGCTACGGCATCTTCAGCAGTTTCGACGTGCTCAGCCGCTTCTATATCGGCCATCCGCTGCCGGTGCGGCGGGTGTTCACCGTGGCCTTCGTCTGCAATGCCTTCAACCTCAACCTCAGCTCCTGGGTCGGCGCCATCGCCCTGCGCTACCGCCTCTACGGGCGACTGGGCATGAGTACCGGGGACATCACGCGCATCCTCACCTTCAGCCTGATCACCAACTGGTACGGCTACCTGCTGCTGGCCGGCGGTCTGTTCGTCTGCGGCTTCCCCGACCTGCCGCAGAGCTGGTCCCTCGGCCAGGGTGGCTTGCGTGCCATCGGCGCACTACTTCTGGTGTTGGGCGCGGCCTACCTGCTGGCCTGCCGCTTTGCCCGCCGCCGCGCCTGGGGCTGGAAGCGCTACCGGCTCAAGCTGCCGAGCTGGCGGCTGGCCGCCCTGCAGGGCCTTTTCGGAGCCAGCAACTGGTCGATGATGGCGCTGCTGATCTACAGCCTGCTGCCCGCTTCGGCGAGCTACCCGGAGGTACTGGCGACCCTGATGATCAGCAGCATCGCCGGTGTCGTCCTGCACGTGCCGGCCGGGCTGGGGGTGATTGAGACCGTGTTCATCACCGTGCTGCGCGACCACTTCTCCCGCGGCGAACTGGTGGCGGCGCTGATCGGGTATCGGCTGCTGTATTTCCTCATACCGCTGCTGCTGGCCTGCGCGATCTACCTGTGGCTGGAGCGCCATGCGAAGAAGCTCAAGCGTCGAGACGAGCGACGGGAGGCGGCGCGGGCTTCGTGACGTCGGTACGATCCGACGATCACTCACCGTGCCTTTCAATACGCCACGACCCAATGCTCCAGGGAGAGGGGGCTTGTAGGAGCGGACTTCGTCCGCGATTTCTTCACGCCGTGCCGCGGTGCATGGAACGTAGCAATCGCGGACGGAGTCCGCTCCTACGAAAACCGCCGCGCCGAATTCGCCGGCTGCGTAGGAGCGGACTCTGTCCGCGATCGTTATCAGGCCACCCTAGGGCTGACCATGCCCTTCGGGCCGAAGGATCAGGCAGCCCAGCGGCGGCAGGTCCAGCGCCAGGGACTGGATCTGCCCATGGGATTCCTGCGGATCGCTTTCCACCACCCCACGACTACCCGCGCCGGAGCCGCCGAAGGAGTCGGCGTCGCTGTTGAGCAGCACTTGCCAACGCCCCGGCAGCGGCACGCCAACGAGATAGTGCGGGCGCGGCACCGGAGTGAAGTTGTGAACGACGAGTACCGGCGCGCCGTCGCCAGCCAGGCGCAGCCACGCGTAGACACTGTTGCGCTGGTCGTCGCCGATCAGCCAGTGGAAGCCCTCGGCACGGTCGTCGAAGGCGTGCAGCGCGGGTTCCTCGCGCAGCAGCCGGTTGAGCTCGCGGATCAGCGACTGCGCGCCGAAGTGCTCGGCGTAGCGCAGCAGGTACCAGTCCAGCTGGCCGTCGTGGTCCCACTCGCGCCACTGGCCGAACTCGCAGCCCATGAACAGCAATTTCTTGCCCGGATGGGTCCACATCAAGGCCAGGTACAGGCGCAGGTTGGCGAACTGTTGCCAGCGGTCGCCCGGCATCTTGCCCAGCAGCGAACCCTTGCCGTGCACCACCTCGTCGTGGGAGATCGGCAGGATGAAGTGCTCGGAGAAGGCGTAGTGCAGGCCGAAGGTCAGCTTCTGGTGGTGGTAGCCGCGGTTGATCGGGTCCTCGCGGATGTACGCCAGGCTGTCGTGCATCCAGCCCATGTTCCACTTGTAGGCAAAGCCCAGGCCGCCCTCCTCGGTGGAGCGGCTGACGCCCGGCCAGGCGGTGGATTCCTCGGCAATCACCAGGGCACCCGGCGCCTCGGCCTGTACCACGCTGTTGAGGTGGCGGAGGAATTCGATGGCCTCGAGATTCTCGCGTCCACCGTGCTGGTTGGGGATCCATTCGCCGTCCTTGCGCGAATAGTCGCGATAGAGCATCGATGCCACGGCATCCACCCGCAGCCCGTCGATGTGGTACTCGCGCAGCCAATGCAGCGCCGAGGCCAGCATGAAACCGTGCACCTCGTTACGGCCGAGGTTGTAGATGTAGGTATCCCAGTCCTGGTGAAAGCCCTCGAAGGGATGCGCGTATTCGTACAGCGCGGTGCCGTCGAAGTGCGCCAGGCCGTGGGCGTCGGTGGGGAAATGCGCCGGCACCCAGTCGAGGATCACGCCGACTCCGGCCTGGTGGCAGCGGTCGACGAAGCGCGCGAAGTCCGCCGGGCTGCCGTAGCGTGCGGTGGGCGCGAACAGCGAGAGTGGCTGGTAGCCCCAGGAGCCGCCGAAGGGGTGCTCCATGATCGGCATCAGTTCGATGTGGGTGAAGCCCAGGTCGCTGATGTAGGGGATCAGCCGGTCGGCCAGCTCATCCCAG harbors:
- a CDS encoding lysylphosphatidylglycerol synthase domain-containing protein, whose product is MNRKRFWKRANRVFNIALLIALPVLLFLLLRATDWDEVFRLLREYKPSTLALGMLIALCSYGIFSSFDVLSRFYIGHPLPVRRVFTVAFVCNAFNLNLSSWVGAIALRYRLYGRLGMSTGDITRILTFSLITNWYGYLLLAGGLFVCGFPDLPQSWSLGQGGLRAIGALLLVLGAAYLLACRFARRRAWGWKRYRLKLPSWRLAALQGLFGASNWSMMALLIYSLLPASASYPEVLATLMISSIAGVVLHVPAGLGVIETVFITVLRDHFSRGELVAALIGYRLLYFLIPLLLACAIYLWLERHAKKLKRRDERREAARAS
- the clsB gene encoding cardiolipin synthase ClsB, with amino-acid sequence MNEVWRDGNRVELLINGEDFFPSVFRAIEQARHEVLLETFILRDDKVGRALRQALIDAASRGVRVEVIADGYGTPDLDASYLGGLLDAGVRLHLFDPQPLLLGMRTNLFRRLHRKHVVVDGALAFVGGINYCADHLADFGPMAKQDYAVRIEGPGVEDVRRACLELLSQYGDIPAADAVHPGGVAGPCRTCLAIRDNLYRRTEIEQHYLRAIGQAKERLLIANAYFFPGYRLLRALRDAARRGVRVRLILQGLPDMPLVRLCSKLLYDTLLRDGVEIHEYCDRPLHGKVAVADRRWATVGSSNLDPLSLSLNLEGNLMIEDGDFCAGLDDHLEQLANQSCRRVTRQYARRGYWWRAPLIFASFHFLRHFPAIAGQLPAHRQILSPASLDEEPGQSQVQP
- the glgB gene encoding 1,4-alpha-glucan branching protein GlgB; protein product: MTLRSDLDHLQRGDHADPFAFLGPHRDEGGEQVRAWLPGALAVELLSPQDETLTAMDAVDASGLFVARLPAKAPYRLRIHWPEHEQVSEDPYAFGPSISELDLYLFAEGNHRQLGRCLGAQAMQIDGVPGVRFAVWAPNARRVSVVGDFNGWDGRRHLMRLRYPAGVWELFIPRLQPGEVYKYELLGPDGLLPLKADPVALDTEMPPATGSRVPDPTPFPWQDQSWMQQRGERQGVERPLSIYELHAGSWQWVENRAPTWDELADRLIPYISDLGFTHIELMPIMEHPFGGSWGYQPLSLFAPTARYGSPADFARFVDRCHQAGVGVILDWVPAHFPTDAHGLAHFDGTALYEYAHPFEGFHQDWDTYIYNLGRNEVHGFMLASALHWLREYHIDGLRVDAVASMLYRDYSRKDGEWIPNQHGGRENLEAIEFLRHLNSVVQAEAPGALVIAEESTAWPGVSRSTEEGGLGFAYKWNMGWMHDSLAYIREDPINRGYHHQKLTFGLHYAFSEHFILPISHDEVVHGKGSLLGKMPGDRWQQFANLRLYLALMWTHPGKKLLFMGCEFGQWREWDHDGQLDWYLLRYAEHFGAQSLIRELNRLLREEPALHAFDDRAEGFHWLIGDDQRNSVYAWLRLAGDGAPVLVVHNFTPVPRPHYLVGVPLPGRWQVLLNSDADSFGGSGAGSRGVVESDPQESHGQIQSLALDLPPLGCLILRPEGHGQP